One genomic window of Canis lupus baileyi chromosome 24, mCanLup2.hap1, whole genome shotgun sequence includes the following:
- the N4BP2L2 gene encoding NEDD4-binding protein 2-like 2 isoform X9, producing the protein MPYGEIEAKSLGHGEEITGEPCYKKLKSAEETYVFSHRGSANFLRIQEKTGSDWVPVTTVDVRGHIYAQKDKTKATDSLKPVHEEMCSNSRSDVIESIDPGPALVSTDDEIYSTSKAFIGPIYKPPEKKKCNERGNHSVTSSGIDGKGRREQKQKFNSKVSELDNELFQFYKEIEELENEKDDLEGSYNEPEPSEEKLVTYCQDHNNDLLKSEEGKERDNSNVLQSHCGYQQHVGNEPGKYPYNGQVIPTFCDDSFTSFRPEWQSVHSFIVPHGPPPPSFNYHLNIQRFSAPPNPPSNIFHVQDGFQHQNGYYVNSCHINWNCLTFDPNNDYIDCSENTSRDHSSTNDYSEQDEYVSNGFCETREGCWENPMDKHNGTGRLMNQHFQEEKLNKLQKLLILLRGLPGSGKTTLSRILLGQSRDGIVFSTDDYFHHQDGYSKTSYQSGEISSYNRQH; encoded by the coding sequence ATGCCTTATGGTGAAATTGAAGCGAAATCCTTGGGTCATGGTGAAGAAATAACAGGTGAACCATGCTATAAAAAATTGAAGTCAGCTGAAGAGACTTATGTTTTTTCCCATCGTGGTAGTGCTAATTTTCTCAGAATCCAAGAGAAAACTGGGAGTGATTGGGTCCCTGTGACCACTGTTGATGTCAGAGGACATATTTATGCTCAGAAGGACAAAACCAAAGCTACAGACTCACTGAAACCTGTGCATGAAGAGATGTGTAGTAATAGTAGATCAGATGTTATTGAATCCATTGATCCAGGTCCTGCATTGGTATCCACAGATGATGAGATATATAGCACAAGTAAAGCATTTATAGGACCCATTTACAAACCTCCTGAGAAGAAGAAATGTAACGAAAGGGGAAATCACTCCGTCACCAGCAGTGGTATAGATGGCAAAGGGAGACgagaacagaaacagaaattcaACTCTAAAGTATCAGAACTTGACAATGAATTATTCCAGTTttacaaagaaattgaagagcttgaaaatgagaaagatgaTTTGGAAGGCAGTTATAATGAACCTGAACCCTCTGAGGAAAAACTTGTTACATATTGTCAGGATCATAATAATGATTTGTTAAAatctgaagaaggaaaggaaagagataatAGTAATGTTCTTCAGTCACATTGTGGTTACCAACAGCACGTGGGGAACGAGCCAGGCAAATATCCTTATAATGGACAAGTAATACCTACATTTTGTGATGATTCATTTACTTCCTTCAGGCCTGAATGGCAATCAGTGCATTCTTTTATAGTACCCCACGGTCCTCCTCCTCCCAGTTTTAACtatcatttaaatattcaaagattCAGTGCTCCACCAAATCCACCATCAAATATTTTCCATGTCCAAGATGGCTTTCAGCATCAAAATGGGTATTATGTAAATAGTTGTCACATTAATTGGAATTGTTTGACTTTTGATCCGAACAATGACTATATTGACTGTAGTGAGAATACCAGTAGAGATCATTCCTCTACAAATGACTACAGTGAGCAAGATGAATATGTGAGTAATGGTTTCTGTGAAACCAGGGAAGGATGCTGGGAAAATCCTATGGACAAGCATAATGGAACAGGCAGGCTTATGAACCAGCATTTTCAAgaggaaaagttaaataaattgcAGAAGTTACTTATTCTTTTAAGAGGTTTGCCTGGTTCTGGGAAAACAACGTTGTCTCG
- the N4BP2L2 gene encoding NEDD4-binding protein 2-like 2 isoform X10: MPYGEIEAKSLGHGEEITGEPCYKKLKSAEETYVFSHRGSANFLRIQEKTGSDWVPVTTVDVRGHIYAQKDKTKATDSLKPVHEEMCSNSRSDVIESIDPGPALVSTDDEIYSTSKAFIGPIYKPPEKKKCNERGNHSVTSSGIDGKGRREQKQKFNSKVSELDNELFQFYKEIEELENEKDDLEGSYNEPEPSEEKLVTYCQDHNNDLLKSEEGKERDNSNVLQSHCGYQQHVGNEPGKYPYNGQVIPTFCDDSFTSFRPEWQSVHSFIVPHGPPPPSFNYHLNIQRFSAPPNPPSNIFHVQDGFQHQNGYYVNSCHINWNCLTFDPNNDYIDCSENTSRDHSSTNDYSEQDEYVSNGFCETREGCWENPMDKHNGTGRLMNQHFQEEKLNKLQKLLILLRGLPGSGKTTLSRWNNKA, from the coding sequence ATGCCTTATGGTGAAATTGAAGCGAAATCCTTGGGTCATGGTGAAGAAATAACAGGTGAACCATGCTATAAAAAATTGAAGTCAGCTGAAGAGACTTATGTTTTTTCCCATCGTGGTAGTGCTAATTTTCTCAGAATCCAAGAGAAAACTGGGAGTGATTGGGTCCCTGTGACCACTGTTGATGTCAGAGGACATATTTATGCTCAGAAGGACAAAACCAAAGCTACAGACTCACTGAAACCTGTGCATGAAGAGATGTGTAGTAATAGTAGATCAGATGTTATTGAATCCATTGATCCAGGTCCTGCATTGGTATCCACAGATGATGAGATATATAGCACAAGTAAAGCATTTATAGGACCCATTTACAAACCTCCTGAGAAGAAGAAATGTAACGAAAGGGGAAATCACTCCGTCACCAGCAGTGGTATAGATGGCAAAGGGAGACgagaacagaaacagaaattcaACTCTAAAGTATCAGAACTTGACAATGAATTATTCCAGTTttacaaagaaattgaagagcttgaaaatgagaaagatgaTTTGGAAGGCAGTTATAATGAACCTGAACCCTCTGAGGAAAAACTTGTTACATATTGTCAGGATCATAATAATGATTTGTTAAAatctgaagaaggaaaggaaagagataatAGTAATGTTCTTCAGTCACATTGTGGTTACCAACAGCACGTGGGGAACGAGCCAGGCAAATATCCTTATAATGGACAAGTAATACCTACATTTTGTGATGATTCATTTACTTCCTTCAGGCCTGAATGGCAATCAGTGCATTCTTTTATAGTACCCCACGGTCCTCCTCCTCCCAGTTTTAACtatcatttaaatattcaaagattCAGTGCTCCACCAAATCCACCATCAAATATTTTCCATGTCCAAGATGGCTTTCAGCATCAAAATGGGTATTATGTAAATAGTTGTCACATTAATTGGAATTGTTTGACTTTTGATCCGAACAATGACTATATTGACTGTAGTGAGAATACCAGTAGAGATCATTCCTCTACAAATGACTACAGTGAGCAAGATGAATATGTGAGTAATGGTTTCTGTGAAACCAGGGAAGGATGCTGGGAAAATCCTATGGACAAGCATAATGGAACAGGCAGGCTTATGAACCAGCATTTTCAAgaggaaaagttaaataaattgcAGAAGTTACTTATTCTTTTAAGAGGTTTGCCTGGTTCTGGGAAAACAACGTTGTCTCG